A section of the Haliaeetus albicilla chromosome 6, bHalAlb1.1, whole genome shotgun sequence genome encodes:
- the P3H3 gene encoding prolyl 3-hydroxylase 3 — MASLLLLLLAAAAAATSPGRLVPYDLLYADGVRAYFARDWGRAAELLQRALHSYAGLRAARRACRAACRREAAFLGGPGAAGPWEAALFGRVLQRADCLQHCLGLRLGVAPSAHRASRAVRRDFEQREPYNYLQVAFFQLKKLDRAVSAAHTFFVANPQHLQMREDIEKYRRMSGVKSDNFRDLEATPHWEAYEAGVQHYNADEYLQAVARLEESLTEALAALEECRALCEGPWEDEDEEEEEEMQPGLYEAIAAHYIQVLKCRQQCVLEIATKPGRISATEDFIPSHLDLLQFAYDQVGNQALAAECAASYLLFYPTDEPMLEKMKEYRTELGENTAFTARESIQRYVQRSLMEKKLIYYAVEHLGGTFNDPDLWTPDELIPENLKEKHREDQEKQKQETLDVEEREKRGPLPFEGIAVTMDSRRMNGTQRVVFDRVLTESECKDLLRLTKAAGEAGDGYRARRSPHTPHERFEGLTVLRAVQLAQNGDVDWRDTKLLLQASEKSRKIIESYFTPGKKLHFSFTHLVCRTAVDEEQEGRMDLSHPVHADNCLLDPEGQECWREPPAYVYRDYSGILYLNDDFEGGGLFFTEMDTVTVTAEVHPKCGRLVAFSSGKENPHGVWAVSRGRRCAIALWYTHSQEHAEQERVKAEELMEQRAVEQDRPDGEERQGTDRSGRSSSEPPLPNSGARATSRRQKPGSDRTQHPKGLRVRDEF; from the exons ATggcctccctcctcctcctcctcctcgccgccgccgccgccgccacgtCGCCGGGCCGCCTGGTTCCCTACGACCTGCTGTACGCCGACGGGGTGCGGGCTTACTTCGCCCGGGACTGGGGGAGAGCGGCCGAGCTGCTGCAACGCGCCCTCCACAGCTACGCGGGGCTGcgggccgcccgccgcgcctGCCGCGCCGCCTGCCGCCGGGAAGCGGCTTTCCTcggcgggccgggggcggccgggccctGGGAAGCCGCCCTCTTCGGCCGGGTGCTGCAGCGAGCCGACTGCCTGCAGCATTGCCTGGGGCTGCGGCTGGGCGTCGCGCCTTCGGCTCACCGCGCCAGCCGCGCCGTCCGCCGGGACTTCGAGCAGAGGGAGCCCTACAACTACCTGCAAGTGGCCTTCTTCCAG CTGAAGAAGCTGGACCGGGCCGTGTCCGCCGCTCACACCTTCTTCGTCGCTAACCCCCAGCACCTCCAAATGCGGGAGGACATAGAGAAGTACCGGCGCATGTCTGGGGTGAAGTCGGACAACTTCAGGGACCTGGAGGCCACGCCGCACTGG GAAGCATATGAGGCTGGGGTGCAGCACTACAATGCGGATGAGTACCTGCAGGCTGTGGCCAGGCTGGAGGAGTCACTCACAGAGGCTCTGGCAGCACTGGAAGAGTGTCGTGCCCTGTGTGAAGGGCCTTGGGAGGacgaggacgaggaggaggaggaggaaatgcaACCTGGCCTGTACGAAGCCATTGCAG CCCATTATATTCAGGTTTTGAAGTGCAGACAGCAGTGCGTCCTTGAAATTGCCACAAAGCCGGGGCGGATTTCTGCCACGGAAGATTTCATACCCTCTCATCTTGATTTACTGCAGTTTGCCTACGATCAAG TTGGGAACCAGGCACTGGCTGCTGAATGTGCTGCTTCCTACTTGCTTTTCTATCCCACGGATGAGCCAATgttggagaaaatgaaagagtaTCGCACAGAACTGGGAGAGAACACAGCTTTCACAGCCAGAGAG AGTATTCAACGTTACGTGCAGAGATCTTTGATGGAGAAGAAGCTGATTTATTATGCAGTGGAGCATCTAGGAGGAACTTTTAACGACCCT GATCTTTGGACTCCAGATGAGCTGATTCCTGAAAACCTAAAGGAGAAACACAG AGAGGATCAGGAGAAGCAAAAGCAGGAAACTCTGGATgtggaagagagggagaagagag GCCCTTTGCCTTTTGAGGGTATCGCTGTCACGATGGATTCCCGACGGATGAACGGAACCCAGAGGGTTGTGTTCGACAGGGTGCTGACGGAGTCTGAGTGTAAGGACCTTCTCCGGCTGACGAAG gcagcaggagaagcaggagaTGGCTACCGGGCAAGACGGTCGCCTCACACCCCACACGAAAGGTTTGAAGGGTTGACCGTTTTGAGGGCCGTGCAG CTGGCCCAGAATGGGGACGTGGACTGGAGAGACACCAAATTGCTTCTGCAGGCCAGTGAGAAATCACGGAAAATCATAGAGTCCTATTTCACTCCTGGAAAGAAACTCCATTTCTCGTTCACACACCTTGTGTGCCGCACAGCCGTAGACG AGGAACAGGAAGGTCGCATGGATCTTAGTCATCCTGTCCATGCTGATAATTGTCTCTTGGATCCTGAGGGGCAAGAGTGCTGGAGAGAACCACCTGCCTACGTGTACAGGGACTACAG TGGCATTCTCTACCTCAATGATGACTTCGAAGGTGGGGGCCTTTTCTTCACCGAAATGGACACTGTGACTGTCACA GCCGAAGTGCATCCTAAGTGTGGAAGGCTAGTAGCCTTCAGCTCTGGCAAGGAGAACCCCCACGGCGTGTGGGCAGTGAGCCGCGGAAGGCGCTGCGCCATTGCTCTCTGGTACACGCACTCCCAGGAACATGCCGAGCAG GAACGGGTGAAGGCAGAGGAGCTGATGGAGCAGAGGGCTGTGGAGCAGGACCGGCCTGACGGAGAAGAACGTCAGGGGACCGATCGCAGCGGCAGATCTTCCTCAGAGCCTCCCCTTCCCAACAGCGGAGCCAGGGCCACGAGCCGCAGGCAAAAGCCTGGCTCGGACAGGACACAGCACCCCAAGGGGCTGCGGGTCAGGGACGAGTTCTGA
- the CDCA3 gene encoding cell division cycle-associated protein 3 isoform X1 — protein MGVSGSAPVAPHNKHLAHVSDPRSPSAGIFRTPIEVVSSPAGSPQPGAAEPVAGSRQAQDPRSPTPGVSHTPRRAVSSESLDRLVRQLNEAFGAEAAAQEPGPASPDEEPVVEEPARRSSPPAAAPGEEAERPPSPSAAPARPGRLAGPGVSSGSKPVRRKTNNKIMTTSGGTGRSPLSILQDDNSPSAPAPRQVNLNEPYCERENGLKKTQILQFLYFVGPQFGTGGFVSVFLWVSLVPRGLQVLFNVCIFGLTMILPTSVHPFSLGRRKNSITLGHCHKRAKAEGSANGLCVLLRIN, from the exons ATGGGGGTCTCCGGTAGCGCCCCGGTCGCCCCCCACAACAAGCACCTGGCGCACGTCAGCGACCCCCGCTCCCCCAGCGCCGGCATCTTCCGCACCCCCATCGAG GTGGTGAGTTCCCCGGCGGGCAGCCCTCAGCCCGGTGCCGCCGAACCGGTGGCGGGGAGCAGGCAGGCCCAGGACCCGCGGTCGCCCACGCCCGGTGTCTCCCACACGCCCAGGAGAGCGGTGTCGAGTG AGAGCCTGGACCGCCTGGTGAGGCAGCTCAACGAGGCCTTCGGGGCCGAGGCCGCGGCCCAGGAGCCCGGACCGGCCAGTCCCGACGAGGAGCCGGTGGTGGAAGAACCGGCCCGGCGGAgctccccgcccgccgccgccccgggggaAGAAGCGGAGAGGCCGCCCTCTCCCAGCGCAGCCCCGGCTCGGCCAGGCCGCCTTGCCGGGCCTGGCGTCTCCTCGG GGAGCAAGCCTGTAAGACGCAAGACCAATAACAAAATCATGACAACATCTGGTGGAACTGGCCGCTCTCCCCTCAGCATCCTACAAGATGATAACTCCCCCAGTGCTCCTGCCCCTCGCCAGGTAAACCTTAATGAGCCATACTGTGAGAGGGAGAATGggctgaaaaaaacacaaatccttcagtttctttattttgtagGCCCCCAGTTTGGAACTGGTGGTTTCGTAAGTGTTTTTCTGTGGGTCAGTCTTGTCCCTAGAGGCCTCCAAGTCTTGTTCAATGTCTGTATCTTTGGCCTTACCATGATATTGCCCACTTCAGTGCATCCTTTCTCTTTAGGCCGTAGAAAGAATTCCATCACTCTTGGGCATTGTCACAAGAGAGCCAAAGCTGAAGGGTCTGCAAATGGGCTATGCGTTCTACTGAGAATAAACTAA
- the GNB3 gene encoding guanine nucleotide-binding protein G(I)/G(S)/G(T) subunit beta-3 codes for MGEIEQMKQEAEQLKKQIADARKACADTTLAQIVSGMEVVGRIQMRTRRTLRGHLAKIYAMHWSTDSKLLVSASQDGKLIVWDTYTTNKVHAIPLRSSWVMTCAYAPSGNFVACGGLDNMCSIYNLKTREGNVKVSRELSAHTGYLSCCRFLDDNNIVTSSGDTTCALWDIETGQQKTVFLGHTGDCMSLAVSPDFKLFISGACDATAKLWDVREGTCRQTFSGHESDINAICFFPNGEAICTGSDDATCRLFDLRADQELIVYSHESIICGITSVAFSRSGRLLLAGYDDFNCNIWDSLKAERVGILSGHDNRVSCLGVTADGMAVATGSWDSFLKVWN; via the exons ATGGGGGAAATTGAGCAGATGAAGCAGGAGGCTGAGCAGCTGAAGAAGCAGATTGCG gatgcCCGGAAAGCCTGTGCAGACACAACGCTTGCTCAG ATTGTGTCTGGAATGGAGGTTGTTGGCCGCATCCAGATGCGGACCCGAAGGACCCTGCGTGGGCACCTGGCCAAGATCTACGCCATGCACTGGTCCACGGACTCcaa ACTTCTGGTCAGTGCCTCACAAGATGGGAAACTGATTGTGTGGGACACATATACAACCAACAAG GTTCACGCCATCCCTTTGCGTTCCTCCTGGGTCATGACCTGTGCCTATGCCCCCTCAGGCAATTTTGTGGCCTGTGGGGGCCTTGACAACATGTGCTCCATCTACAACCTCAAGACTCGTGAAGGCAACGTCAAAGTGAGCAGGGAGCTCTCAGCCCATACAG GTTACCTCTCCTGCTGCCGATTTCTTGATGACAACAATATTGTGACTAGCTCTGGAGATACCACATG CGCGCTCTGGGACATTGAGACAGGGCAGCAGAAGACCGTGTTCCTGGGTCACACCGGAGACTGTATGAGCTTGGCCGTCTCCCCAGACTTCAAACTCTTCATCTCTGGGGCTTGCGATGCTACTGCCAAACTGTGGGACGTGCGGGAGGGCACCTGCCGTCAGACCTTCTCAGGGCACGAGTCCGATATCAACGCCATCTGC TTCTTCCCCAACGGTGAAGCCATCTGCACCGGCTCAGATGATGCCACCTGCCGACTCTTTGACCTCCGGGCAGACCAGGAGCTCATCGTGTACTCTCATGAGAGCATCATCTGCGGAATCACATCAGTCGCCTTCTCCCGCAGTGGGCGCCTCTTGCTTGCTGGATATGATGACTTCAACTGCAACATCTGGGACTCCCTGAAAGCAGAGCGTGTGG GAATCCTTTCTGGCCATGACAACAGAGTGAGCTGCCTGGGGGTGACGGCAGACGGCATGGCCGTTGCCACCGGCTCCTGGGACAGCTTCCTCAAGGTTTGGAACTGA
- the CDCA3 gene encoding cell division cycle-associated protein 3 isoform X2: MGVSGSAPVAPHNKHLAHVSDPRSPSAGIFRTPIEVVSSPAGSPQPGAAEPVAGSRQAQDPRSPTPGVSHTPRRAVSSESLDRLVRQLNEAFGAEAAAQEPGPASPDEEPVVEEPARRSSPPAAAPGEEAERPPSPSAAPARPGRLAGPGVSSGSKPVRRKTNNKIMTTSGGTGRSPLSILQDDNSPSAPAPRQGKRHALGENLGEKKEVTVDLSRSLKSGNCAWRDLNKENQRCPFVEN, encoded by the exons ATGGGGGTCTCCGGTAGCGCCCCGGTCGCCCCCCACAACAAGCACCTGGCGCACGTCAGCGACCCCCGCTCCCCCAGCGCCGGCATCTTCCGCACCCCCATCGAG GTGGTGAGTTCCCCGGCGGGCAGCCCTCAGCCCGGTGCCGCCGAACCGGTGGCGGGGAGCAGGCAGGCCCAGGACCCGCGGTCGCCCACGCCCGGTGTCTCCCACACGCCCAGGAGAGCGGTGTCGAGTG AGAGCCTGGACCGCCTGGTGAGGCAGCTCAACGAGGCCTTCGGGGCCGAGGCCGCGGCCCAGGAGCCCGGACCGGCCAGTCCCGACGAGGAGCCGGTGGTGGAAGAACCGGCCCGGCGGAgctccccgcccgccgccgccccgggggaAGAAGCGGAGAGGCCGCCCTCTCCCAGCGCAGCCCCGGCTCGGCCAGGCCGCCTTGCCGGGCCTGGCGTCTCCTCGG GGAGCAAGCCTGTAAGACGCAAGACCAATAACAAAATCATGACAACATCTGGTGGAACTGGCCGCTCTCCCCTCAGCATCCTACAAGATGATAACTCCCCCAGTGCTCCTGCCCCTCGCCAG GGTAAGAGGCATGCGTTGGGAGAGAACCttggggagaagaaggaagtgACGGTGGATCTGAGCAGGAGCCTCAAATCTGGGAACTGTGCTTGGAGAGACTTGAACAAAGAGAACCAACGGTGTCCTTTTGTGGAGAACTAG